One Babylonia areolata isolate BAREFJ2019XMU chromosome 27, ASM4173473v1, whole genome shotgun sequence DNA window includes the following coding sequences:
- the LOC143301376 gene encoding uncharacterized protein LOC143301376 translates to MESLEWLEIRTTLSLILSTAWCWQQVARQLHLVDSWAMVVFLLQHYDKTCTTPMPRTSFCSACGSPRDQFCASCFPLAPKLHQQADSSPSAGYGTGRSEASHSHAGLRSNLGGQSSNRVGSENSLEGPADAEETAAASESFDNHAADFDDATDDEYYTRETVKTRTDRRRKRVRAGA, encoded by the exons ATGGAATCACTGGAATGGCTGGAGATACGCACCACCCTCAGCCTCATCTTGTCCACGGCATGGTGCTGGCAGCAGGTGGCTCGACAGCTCCACCTTGTGGACAGTTGGGCAATGGTGGTGTTTCTTTTGCAACA ctatgACAAAACCTGCACCACCCCCATGCCTCGGACCTCTTTCTGCTCGGCCTGTGGCAGTCCTCGGGACCAGTTCTGTGCCTCCTGCTTTCCACTGGCTCCCAAACTTCATCAGCAG GCTGACAGCAGTCCATCAGCAGGGTACGGCACAGGCCGCAGTGAAGCCAGTCACTCCCACGCCGGTCTCCGCTCCAACCTAGGCGGCCAGAGCAGCAACCGTGTGGGATCAGAAAACTCTTTGGAAGGGCCGGCAGATgcagaagaaacagcagcagccagCGAAAGCTTCGATAACCATGCAGCTGATTTCGACGATGCCACCGATGACGAGTACTACACAAGAGAAACGGTGAAAacgagaacagacagaagacgaaaACGGGTCAGGGCTGGAGCCTaa
- the LOC143301572 gene encoding uncharacterized protein LOC143301572, with protein sequence MFDPDQLVAHTQTHTDRMPHECRWCHARFFQPHVLAKHTALMHTVPQRRRGKACATRESSSLQGVAKSFGPVESGMGKMFRDVLTWQQQANIIPPLDTEGDRTDDSGHSLRCGQCRREFHQKHHLDRHRLTHTGDRRFGCQQCGAAFAQLSGLVVHTHSHYRHKPFLCGKCHKSFTTLSYLARHVCKGDSAGCVSCGQAFSSRSLLALHCCTAATVDVLPKREDMDGVDDQPCSEGTDGQKPGDERNRGSHFERKRGSSIPKDQRMPAEGRKSESERSEESAPTHQAVSASQVAGRTEESHPHCCGFCGARFMFRNHLALHQQVHTGEKAFRCSQCPESFRTMTRLATHLRTHSAGRREFPRQYCGKILRSLYTLKEHLRSHTGEKPFRCDVCGSAFTLNSTYKAHLRTHTGDRPYLCPHCGKSFVRSSNLSVHIRACTGERPYTCTQCGKSFSDVGYFKKHVDNHAGIRPYKCEHCGKAFSQSTSLKWHVRVHTGEKPHKCSQCPMAFAIPSSLTEHMRKHTGDKPFKCSVCGKGFAKSSNRLAHFRTHNKT encoded by the exons ATGTTCGACCCTGACCAGCTGGtggcgcacacacagacgcacactgaCCGCATGCCCCACGAGTGTCGATGGTGCCACGCCAGGTTCTTCCAGCCGCACGTCCTGGCCAAACACACAGCGCTTATGCACACTGTGCCTCAGAGAAGGAGGGGAAAAGCTTGTGCCACCAGAGAATCGTCATCGTTACAAGGTGTTGCTAAGAGCTTTGGACCGGTTGAATCAGGCATGGGGAAAATGTTTCGAGATGTGTTGACTT GGCAGCAGCAAGCGAACATCATCCCACCACTAGACACTGAAGGGGACAGGACTGACGACAGCGGACACAGTTTGAGGTGCGGTCAGTGCAGAAGAGAGTTCCATCAGAAGCACCACCTGGACCGACACAGGCTGACCCACACGGGGGATAGACGGTTTGGGTGTCAGCAGTGTGGAGCTGCCTTCGCTCAGCTGAGCGGCCTGGTGGTGCACACGCACTCCCACTACCGCCACAAGCCCTTCCTGTGTGGGAAGTGCCATAAGTCCTTCACCACGCTGTCCTACCTGGCCAGGCATGTGTGTAAAGGGGACAGCGCTGGCTGTGTGTCGTGCGGGCAGGCCTTTAGCTCCCGCAGTCTGCTGGCTCTCCACTGCTGCACTGCGGCAACGGTGGACGTCCTCCCCAAAAGGGAGGACATGGATGGAGTCGATGATCAACCGTGCAGTGAAGGAACGGACGGTCAGAAGCCTGGTGATGAAAGAAACAGGGGCAGTCACTTTGAAAGAAAACGGGGAAGTTCCATCCCAAAGGACCAGAGGATGCCCGCGGAAGGACGTAAAAGTGAAAGTGAACGATCAGAGGAAAGCGCCCCCACACACCAGGCAGTGTCCGCGAGTCAAGTAGCGGGGAGGACGGAGGAAAGTCACCCCCACTGCTGTGGATTCTGCGGGGCGCGCTTCATGTTCCGGAACCACCTGGCACTGCACCAGCAGGTGCACACAGGTGAGAAGGCCTTCAGGTGCTCACAGTGCCCCGAGTCGTTCCGCACCATGACGCGCCTGGCCACCCACCTGCGAACCCACAGCGCCGGCCGGCGGGAGTTCCCCCGTCAGTACTGCGGCAAGATCCTGAGGAGTCTGTACACCCTGAAGGAACACCTGCGCTCCCACACGGGAGAGAAACCGTTCAGGTGCGACGTTTGTGGCAGCGCCTTCACCCTGAACAGCACCTACAAAGCTCACCTGCGGACGCACACGGGCGACCGCCCCTATCTGTGCCCGCACTGCGGCAAGTCCTTCGTGCGTTCCAGCAACCTGAGCGTCCACATCCGTGCCTGCACCGGGGAGCGGCCCTACACGTGCACACAGTGCGGCAAGTCTTTCTCCGACGTGGGCTACTTCAAGAAGCATGTGGACAACCACGCGGGCATCCGGCCGTACAAGTGTGAGCACTGCGGGAAGGCCTTCTCCCAGTCGACCAGTCTGAAGTGGCACGTGCGCGTCCACACTGGGGAGAAGCCCCACAAGTGCTCCCAGTGCCCCATGGCCTTTGCCATCCCCAGCAGTCTGACGGAGCACATGAGGAAGCACACGGGGGACAAGCCCTTCAAGTGCTCAGTGTGCGGCAAAGGTTTCGCAAAGTCTTCCAACCGCCTGGCCCACTTCCGCACCCACAACAAGACGTGA